Proteins encoded in a region of the Streptacidiphilus rugosus AM-16 genome:
- the istB gene encoding IS21-like element helper ATPase IstB, giving the protein MLIDEACRDLRLPAFRERFIDLAQAARREQATYKQFLLDLLQVELADRDVRRQQRLLRLARFPRPKRLEDFDFAKNPNVTPEVVADLKSPTWVREGRPLVLIGDSGTGKSHLLIGIGTAIAEAGLSVRYTTTSALVNELAEADASRKLSSVIARYSKIDLLCLDEFGYLNLDRKGAKLLFQIFTEREERKATAVATNSPFTEWDKTFGDARLCAAIADRITFRCTLIQTGTESYRDQATQESLFPAPK; this is encoded by the coding sequence ATGCTGATCGACGAGGCCTGCCGGGACCTTCGCCTGCCCGCGTTCCGCGAGCGGTTCATCGACCTGGCCCAGGCCGCGCGGCGCGAGCAGGCCACCTACAAGCAGTTCCTGCTGGACCTGCTCCAGGTCGAGCTCGCCGACCGTGACGTCCGCCGCCAGCAGAGGCTCCTGCGGCTGGCGCGGTTCCCGCGGCCGAAGCGCCTGGAGGATTTCGACTTCGCCAAGAACCCGAACGTCACCCCGGAGGTCGTGGCTGACCTGAAGTCCCCGACCTGGGTCCGCGAGGGCCGCCCGCTGGTCCTGATCGGCGACAGCGGCACAGGCAAGTCCCATCTCCTGATCGGGATCGGCACCGCGATCGCCGAGGCCGGCCTGTCGGTCCGCTACACCACGACCTCGGCGTTGGTGAACGAGCTCGCCGAGGCCGACGCGTCGCGCAAGCTCTCCTCCGTGATCGCCCGCTACAGCAAGATCGATCTCCTGTGTTTGGACGAATTCGGGTATTTGAACCTGGACCGCAAGGGCGCGAAGCTGCTGTTCCAGATCTTCACCGAGCGCGAGGAACGCAAGGCCACCGCGGTCGCGACGAACTCGCCCTTCACCGAGTGGGACAAGACCTTCGGTGACGCCCGCCTCTGCGCGGCGATCGCCGACCGGATCACGTTCCGCTGCACGCTGATCCAGACCGGCACCGAGTCCTACCGCGATCAGGCCACCCAGGAATCCCTCTTCCCGGCGCCGAAATGA